One window from the genome of Salmo salar chromosome ssa25, Ssal_v3.1, whole genome shotgun sequence encodes:
- the LOC106586468 gene encoding calcium/calmodulin-dependent 3',5'-cyclic nucleotide phosphodiesterase 1A isoform X2 gives MEEYVTIKRKLLHRPVFRLRCLVKQLDKGEVNVVDLRKNIEYAASVLEAVYIDETRRLLDTEDELSDIQTDSVPMEVRDWLASTFTRKMGVVRRRPEEKPRFKSIVHAVQAGIFVERMYRRTSNMAGLTYPPAAIAALKDVDNWSFDVFVLHEASSEHALKFLVYELLTRYDLINRFRIPVSSLVSFVEALELGYSKHRNPYHNLIHAADVTQTAHYLMLHTGIMHWLTELDILAMVFAAAIHDFEHTGTTNNFHIQTRSEVAVLYNDRSVLENHHVSAAYRLMQEDEMNILINLSKDDWRELRTLVIEMVMSTDMSCHFQQIKSMRNALQQPEGVDKAKALSLMLHAADISHPAKAWKLHYRWTQALMEEFFRQGDKEVELGLPFSPLCDRKATMIAQSQIGFIDFIVEPTFSVLVDTTEKIITPLIEDTLKSHDTGVRRSSLTGSGSVTVVESVQKHSGRGSSQGVDQGLTTDYSLTGIDLKQVRHTLAEVIQHNKDRWKELSVQELASKERAELNTDPEEMEESQMKTEVTLTHTSPERHSQELQSEPFNELMNNTNSNNSSQEDSELDHHPHSSLSPCEDKETTSPGSISPEHLPWNGAGPGAVLESGEQSLQSP, from the exons ATGGAAGAGTATGTCACgatcaagaggaagcttctccaCAGACCCGTCTTCAG ATTGAGATGCCTGGTGAAGCAGCTAGACAAAGGAGAAGTGAATGTGGTGGACCTGAGGAAGAATATAGAGTATGCAGCCTCTGTTCTAGAGGCAGTCTATATTGATGAAACCAG GCGTCTTCTGGACACTGAGGATGAGCTCAGTGACATCCAGACGGACTCTGTCCCAATGGAGGTGCGGGATTGGCTGGCCTCGACCTTCACCAGGAAGATGGGCGTGGTCAGGAGACGACCCGAGGAGAAACCACGGTTCAAGAGCATCGTGCATGCCGTGCAGGCTGGCATCTTTGTCGAGAG GATGTACAGACGGACATCTAACATGGCTGGGCTGACGTACCCTCCAGCTGCCATCGCTGCTTTGAAG GATGTAGATAACTGGTCCTTTGATGTGTTTGTGCTCCACGAGGCCAGCAGTGAACACGCATTAAAGTTCCTGGTGTACGAACTGCTCACCCGATATGACCTGATCAACCGCTTCAGG ATTCCAGTGTCATCTCTGGTGTCCTTCGTAGAGGCTCTAGAGTTGGGCTACAGCAAACACAGAAACCCCTACCACAACCTGATCCACGCTGCCGACGTCACACAGACAGCACACTATCTGATGCTCCACACTGGCATCATG cacTGGCTCACTGAACTGGACATTCTAGCCATGGTGTTTGCTGCCGCTATCCATGACTTTGAACACACTGGGACAACCAACAACTTTCACATTCAGACCAG gTCAGAGGTGGCCGTCCTGTACAACGACCGGTCAGTCCTGGAGAACCACCATGTCAGTGCTGCGTACAGACTTATGCAAGAGGATGAGATGAACATACTGATCAACCTGTCAAAAGATGACTGGCG agAGCTGCGGACCCTGGTGATTGAGATGGTGATGAGTACAGACATGTCCTGCCATTTCCAGCAGATCAAAAGCATGAGGAACGCCCTGCAGCAGCCTGAGGG AGTAGACAAGGCTAAAGCCCTATCTCTGATGCTGCATGCAGCTGACATCAGCCACCCAGCCAAGGCCTGGAAGCTGCACTACCGATGGACACAGGCCCTGATGGAGGAGTTCTTCAGACAG GGCGATAAAGAGGTTGAGTTAGGGCTGCcattctctcctctgtgtgatcGTAAAGCTACCATGATCGCACAGTCACAAATAG GGTTCATTGACTTCATAGTGGAACCCACATTCTCTGTATTGGTGGACACGACAGAGAAGATCATTACCCCTCTAATAGAGGATACCTTAAAGTCACATGACACTGGCGTCCGCAGGTCAAG TTTGACGGGTAGTGGGTCGGTGACGGTGGTGGAGTCAGTCCAGAAACATAGTGGCCGAGGATCCAGCCAGGGGGTTGACCAGGGGCTCACTACAGACTATAGCCTGACTGGCATCGACCTGAAACAGGTCAGACACACATTGGCAGAGGTCATCCAACACAACAAAGACCGATGGAAGGAGCTCTCTGTACAAG AGTTGGCGAGTAAAGAGCGAGCTGAGTTGAACACTGAcccagaggagatggaggagtccCAGATGAAAACAGAGGTTACGTTGACTCACACCAGCCCTGAGAGACACAGCCAGGAGCTCCAATCAGAGCCCTTCAATGAACTGATGAACAACACAAACTCCAATAACTCTTCCCAGGAGGACTCAGAGCTGGACCACCATCCTCACAGTTCTCTGTCCCCGTGTGAGGATAAAGAGACAACATCACCTGGCTCCATCTCTCCTGAACACCTACCATGGAACG GAGCAGGCCCTGGGGCAGTCCTTGAGTCAGGGGAGCAGTCTCTTCAGAGCCCTTGA
- the LOC106586468 gene encoding calcium/calmodulin-dependent 3',5'-cyclic nucleotide phosphodiesterase 1A isoform X1 has product MDLDLDELCTYTDGMDNSSLKYPKTEQTEKMWMRLKGMQKYKNTSQRLRCLVKQLDKGEVNVVDLRKNIEYAASVLEAVYIDETRRLLDTEDELSDIQTDSVPMEVRDWLASTFTRKMGVVRRRPEEKPRFKSIVHAVQAGIFVERMYRRTSNMAGLTYPPAAIAALKDVDNWSFDVFVLHEASSEHALKFLVYELLTRYDLINRFRIPVSSLVSFVEALELGYSKHRNPYHNLIHAADVTQTAHYLMLHTGIMHWLTELDILAMVFAAAIHDFEHTGTTNNFHIQTRSEVAVLYNDRSVLENHHVSAAYRLMQEDEMNILINLSKDDWRELRTLVIEMVMSTDMSCHFQQIKSMRNALQQPEGVDKAKALSLMLHAADISHPAKAWKLHYRWTQALMEEFFRQGDKEVELGLPFSPLCDRKATMIAQSQIGFIDFIVEPTFSVLVDTTEKIITPLIEDTLKSHDTGVRRSSLTGSGSVTVVESVQKHSGRGSSQGVDQGLTTDYSLTGIDLKQVRHTLAEVIQHNKDRWKELSVQELASKERAELNTDPEEMEESQMKTEVTLTHTSPERHSQELQSEPFNELMNNTNSNNSSQEDSELDHHPHSSLSPCEDKETTSPGSISPEHLPWNGAGPGAVLESGEQSLQSP; this is encoded by the exons ATTGAGATGCCTGGTGAAGCAGCTAGACAAAGGAGAAGTGAATGTGGTGGACCTGAGGAAGAATATAGAGTATGCAGCCTCTGTTCTAGAGGCAGTCTATATTGATGAAACCAG GCGTCTTCTGGACACTGAGGATGAGCTCAGTGACATCCAGACGGACTCTGTCCCAATGGAGGTGCGGGATTGGCTGGCCTCGACCTTCACCAGGAAGATGGGCGTGGTCAGGAGACGACCCGAGGAGAAACCACGGTTCAAGAGCATCGTGCATGCCGTGCAGGCTGGCATCTTTGTCGAGAG GATGTACAGACGGACATCTAACATGGCTGGGCTGACGTACCCTCCAGCTGCCATCGCTGCTTTGAAG GATGTAGATAACTGGTCCTTTGATGTGTTTGTGCTCCACGAGGCCAGCAGTGAACACGCATTAAAGTTCCTGGTGTACGAACTGCTCACCCGATATGACCTGATCAACCGCTTCAGG ATTCCAGTGTCATCTCTGGTGTCCTTCGTAGAGGCTCTAGAGTTGGGCTACAGCAAACACAGAAACCCCTACCACAACCTGATCCACGCTGCCGACGTCACACAGACAGCACACTATCTGATGCTCCACACTGGCATCATG cacTGGCTCACTGAACTGGACATTCTAGCCATGGTGTTTGCTGCCGCTATCCATGACTTTGAACACACTGGGACAACCAACAACTTTCACATTCAGACCAG gTCAGAGGTGGCCGTCCTGTACAACGACCGGTCAGTCCTGGAGAACCACCATGTCAGTGCTGCGTACAGACTTATGCAAGAGGATGAGATGAACATACTGATCAACCTGTCAAAAGATGACTGGCG agAGCTGCGGACCCTGGTGATTGAGATGGTGATGAGTACAGACATGTCCTGCCATTTCCAGCAGATCAAAAGCATGAGGAACGCCCTGCAGCAGCCTGAGGG AGTAGACAAGGCTAAAGCCCTATCTCTGATGCTGCATGCAGCTGACATCAGCCACCCAGCCAAGGCCTGGAAGCTGCACTACCGATGGACACAGGCCCTGATGGAGGAGTTCTTCAGACAG GGCGATAAAGAGGTTGAGTTAGGGCTGCcattctctcctctgtgtgatcGTAAAGCTACCATGATCGCACAGTCACAAATAG GGTTCATTGACTTCATAGTGGAACCCACATTCTCTGTATTGGTGGACACGACAGAGAAGATCATTACCCCTCTAATAGAGGATACCTTAAAGTCACATGACACTGGCGTCCGCAGGTCAAG TTTGACGGGTAGTGGGTCGGTGACGGTGGTGGAGTCAGTCCAGAAACATAGTGGCCGAGGATCCAGCCAGGGGGTTGACCAGGGGCTCACTACAGACTATAGCCTGACTGGCATCGACCTGAAACAGGTCAGACACACATTGGCAGAGGTCATCCAACACAACAAAGACCGATGGAAGGAGCTCTCTGTACAAG AGTTGGCGAGTAAAGAGCGAGCTGAGTTGAACACTGAcccagaggagatggaggagtccCAGATGAAAACAGAGGTTACGTTGACTCACACCAGCCCTGAGAGACACAGCCAGGAGCTCCAATCAGAGCCCTTCAATGAACTGATGAACAACACAAACTCCAATAACTCTTCCCAGGAGGACTCAGAGCTGGACCACCATCCTCACAGTTCTCTGTCCCCGTGTGAGGATAAAGAGACAACATCACCTGGCTCCATCTCTCCTGAACACCTACCATGGAACG GAGCAGGCCCTGGGGCAGTCCTTGAGTCAGGGGAGCAGTCTCTTCAGAGCCCTTGA